From Microlunatus capsulatus, a single genomic window includes:
- the rpsA gene encoding 30S ribosomal protein S1: protein MTSSLEAPPQVAVDDFDSAEAFLAAIDATIKYFNDGDIVTGTVVKVDRDEVLLDIGYKTEGVIPSKELSIKHDVDPFEVVSVGDVIEALVQQKEDKEGRLILSKKRAQYERAWGTIEKIKEEDGVVTGHVIEVVKGGLIIDIGLRGFLPASLVEMRRVRDLQPYVGMELEAKIIELDKNRNNVVLSRRAWLEQTQSEVRQNFLTQLQKGQIRKGVVSSIVNFGAFVDLGGVDGLVHVSELSWKHIDHPSEVVEVGQEVTVEVLDVDMDRERVSLSLKATQEDPWQAFARTHQIGQIVPGKVTKLVPFGAFVRVEEGIEGLVHVSELAERHVEIPEQVVTVNDDVLVKIIDIDLERRRISLSLKQANEGVDINSEEFDPTLYGMAASYDDQGNYLYPEGFDSETGEWLEGYDEQRAAWEQQYAEAHARWEAHKKQVEDAENAEVTAAAPASYSSGGSTGGGAPAADVAPASSSAAPEGSLASDEALQALREKLTGGAS, encoded by the coding sequence ATGACGTCCTCCCTCGAGGCACCCCCGCAGGTCGCAGTCGACGACTTCGACTCGGCCGAGGCTTTCCTGGCCGCGATCGACGCGACCATCAAGTACTTCAACGACGGCGACATCGTCACCGGCACCGTCGTCAAGGTCGACCGTGACGAGGTCCTGCTGGACATCGGCTACAAGACCGAAGGGGTCATCCCCTCCAAAGAGCTGTCCATCAAGCACGACGTCGACCCGTTCGAGGTCGTCAGCGTCGGCGACGTGATCGAGGCCCTCGTCCAGCAGAAGGAGGACAAGGAGGGCCGCCTGATCCTGTCCAAGAAGCGGGCTCAGTACGAGCGCGCCTGGGGCACGATCGAGAAGATCAAGGAAGAGGACGGCGTCGTCACCGGCCACGTCATCGAGGTCGTCAAGGGTGGCCTCATCATCGACATCGGCCTGCGCGGCTTCCTGCCCGCCTCGCTGGTGGAGATGCGCCGTGTCCGCGACCTGCAGCCCTACGTGGGCATGGAGCTCGAGGCCAAGATCATCGAGCTGGACAAGAACCGCAACAACGTGGTCCTGTCCCGCCGTGCGTGGCTCGAGCAGACGCAGTCCGAGGTCCGCCAGAACTTCCTCACGCAGCTGCAGAAGGGCCAGATCCGCAAGGGTGTCGTGTCCTCCATCGTCAACTTCGGTGCCTTCGTGGACCTGGGTGGCGTCGACGGCCTGGTGCACGTCTCCGAGCTGTCCTGGAAGCACATCGACCACCCCTCCGAGGTCGTCGAGGTCGGCCAGGAGGTCACCGTCGAGGTGCTCGACGTGGACATGGACCGCGAGCGTGTCTCCCTGTCGCTGAAGGCGACGCAGGAGGACCCGTGGCAGGCCTTCGCCCGGACCCACCAGATCGGCCAGATCGTGCCCGGCAAGGTCACCAAGCTGGTCCCGTTCGGTGCGTTCGTGCGGGTCGAGGAGGGCATCGAGGGTCTGGTGCACGTCTCCGAGCTGGCCGAGCGCCACGTCGAGATCCCCGAGCAGGTCGTCACGGTCAACGACGACGTCCTGGTCAAGATCATCGACATCGACCTCGAGCGTCGCCGCATCTCGCTGTCGCTGAAGCAGGCCAACGAGGGTGTCGACATCAACTCCGAGGAGTTCGACCCCACGCTGTACGGCATGGCGGCGTCCTACGACGACCAGGGCAACTACCTGTACCCGGAGGGCTTCGACTCCGAGACGGGCGAGTGGCTCGAGGGCTACGACGAGCAGCGCGCGGCCTGGGAGCAGCAGTACGCCGAGGCCCACGCCCGCTGGGAGGCGCACAAGAAGCAGGTCGAGGACGCCGAGAACGCCGAGGTCACCGCGGCGGCTCCCGCGAGCTACTCCTCGGGCGGCAGCACCGGCGGTGGCGCTCCTGCCGCCGACGTGGCCCCGGCCAGCAGCTCCGCCGCGCCGGAGGGCTCGCTGGCCTCCGACGAGGCCCTGCAGGCCCTGCGCGAGAAGCTGACGGGCGGCGCCTCCTGA
- the coaE gene encoding dephospho-CoA kinase produces MLRVGLTGGIASGKSTAADELAALGAVLVDADVLAREVVEPGTPGLAEVVERFGRDVLDGDRLDRAALGRVVFADAGARRDLERVVHPRVRARAAEIEAAAPPDAVVVHVIPLLVETGQAGDFDLCVVVDLEPATQLRRLRERSGLDEAEARSRVEAQAGRAERLAVADRVLDNEGGPDDLRRQVRALWAELTPGDTPG; encoded by the coding sequence ATGCTGCGGGTGGGTCTGACGGGCGGGATCGCCTCCGGGAAGAGCACGGCCGCCGACGAGCTGGCGGCCCTGGGGGCCGTGCTGGTCGACGCCGACGTGCTGGCGCGGGAGGTGGTCGAGCCCGGGACGCCGGGGCTCGCGGAGGTGGTCGAGCGCTTCGGGCGGGACGTCCTCGACGGCGACCGGTTGGACCGCGCGGCGTTGGGCCGGGTCGTCTTCGCCGACGCCGGCGCCCGTCGTGACCTCGAGCGGGTCGTCCACCCCCGGGTGCGGGCCCGCGCCGCCGAGATCGAGGCCGCCGCCCCGCCCGACGCCGTCGTGGTGCACGTGATCCCGCTGCTCGTCGAGACCGGCCAGGCCGGGGACTTCGACCTCTGCGTCGTCGTCGACCTCGAGCCCGCGACCCAGCTGCGCCGGCTCCGCGAGCGCAGCGGGCTGGACGAGGCGGAGGCCCGGTCCCGCGTCGAGGCACAGGCCGGCCGGGCCGAGCGGCTGGCCGTCGCCGACCGCGTGCTGGACAACGAGGGCGGCCCCGACGACCTCCGGCGGCAGGTCCGCGCGCTGTGGGCAGAACTCACCCCGGGCGACACCCCCGGCTGA
- a CDS encoding PrsW family glutamic-type intramembrane protease — MLPDVAHFCQVCGLDQRSGDTDRRQSFAAKPDEPVASFALISSIMPRGAGQRPQTYRLALTVSLVVALVAAIFGAMPIAVLVAAFAIPVVYVVYLYDVNLWEDEPLPVTALAFLLTGGLALVFTVLWTFLRGPVPFAPTGLDGTLSAAPRLGTFLLVAVLVPVVGELIRQVGPVVLASRPSFDDLMDGLTFGVVSGVAYACFDTLVRHWDLLTGGLQDQNAGLWASLVFLEGFVKPLVMGTATGLACAEFSGLGRGYDGFTPRYVRAVLLAVLANVAYQAGTYLFSFVGSPTLAVLLSVLWGLLILGVLILRLRVVLHTGLMEAALERSARERGAGEDGDLQFCGRCEMPLLDHAAFCNACGTAVRVQAKPERAGVPALAGAGPMSPAGATSAAPAGGPPEEPPPSEDVTEVRRPVAGEEDRA; from the coding sequence GTGCTCCCGGACGTCGCCCACTTCTGCCAGGTCTGCGGGCTCGACCAGCGGTCGGGGGACACCGACCGCCGCCAGTCCTTCGCCGCCAAGCCCGACGAGCCCGTCGCGTCCTTCGCGCTGATCTCCTCGATCATGCCCCGCGGTGCCGGCCAACGCCCCCAGACCTACCGGCTGGCGCTGACCGTCTCGCTGGTCGTCGCCCTGGTCGCCGCGATCTTCGGCGCGATGCCGATCGCCGTCCTGGTCGCCGCCTTCGCCATCCCGGTCGTCTACGTCGTGTACCTCTACGACGTGAACCTGTGGGAGGACGAGCCGCTCCCCGTGACGGCGCTCGCCTTCCTGCTCACCGGCGGGCTGGCCCTGGTGTTCACCGTGCTCTGGACGTTCCTGCGCGGTCCGGTGCCCTTCGCGCCCACCGGCCTCGACGGCACCCTGAGCGCGGCCCCGCGGCTCGGCACCTTCCTGCTCGTCGCGGTCCTCGTCCCCGTGGTCGGGGAGCTGATCCGCCAGGTCGGGCCCGTCGTGCTGGCCAGCCGCCCCTCGTTCGACGACCTGATGGACGGCCTGACGTTCGGCGTGGTCAGCGGCGTGGCGTACGCCTGCTTCGACACCCTGGTGCGGCACTGGGACCTGCTGACCGGCGGGCTCCAGGACCAGAACGCCGGGCTGTGGGCCTCGCTGGTCTTCCTCGAGGGCTTCGTGAAGCCCCTGGTCATGGGCACCGCGACCGGCCTCGCCTGCGCCGAGTTCTCGGGCCTGGGCCGCGGCTACGACGGCTTCACGCCGCGCTACGTGCGGGCGGTGCTGCTGGCCGTGCTGGCGAACGTCGCCTACCAGGCGGGGACCTACCTCTTCTCCTTCGTCGGCAGCCCCACCCTGGCCGTCCTGCTCAGCGTCCTCTGGGGCCTGCTCATCCTCGGCGTCCTGATCCTGCGCCTGCGCGTCGTGCTGCACACCGGCCTGATGGAGGCCGCCCTGGAGCGGTCAGCCCGTGAGCGCGGGGCCGGCGAGGACGGGGACCTCCAGTTCTGCGGCCGCTGCGAGATGCCGCTGCTGGACCACGCCGCCTTCTGCAACGCCTGCGGGACCGCCGTCCGCGTCCAGGCCAAGCCCGAGCGCGCGGGGGTCCCGGCCCTGGCCGGGGCCGGACCAATGTCGCCCGCAGGGGCCACGTCGGCCGCCCCGGCCGGGGGCCCGCCGGAGGAGCCACCGCCCTCGGAGGACGTCACCGAGGTCCGCCGTCCGGTCGCCGGTGAGGAGGACCGGGCATGA
- the uvrB gene encoding excinuclease ABC subunit UvrB, protein MRPLEDLQRVVAPLHVVSDFEPSGDQPTAIAELERRINAGEQDVVLLGATGTGKTATVAWLAERVQRPILVMQPNKTLAAQFANELRHFFPKNAVEYFVSYYDYYQPEAYVPQTDTYIEKDSSLNEEVERLRHSATNSLLTRRDVVVVATVSAIYGLGTPQEYVDRMVALKVGQEIERDALLRQLVGIQYARNDLAGTRGTFRVRGDTLEVFPMYEELAVRIEFFGDEIEKLSTLHPLTGEVVTEDEHIYLFPASHYVAGPERMEKAIARIETELGERLAELESQNKLLEAQRLRMRTSYDIEMMRQIGTCSGIENYSSHIDGRGRGTAPYCLLDYFPEDFLLVVDESHVTIPQIGGMYEGDMSRKRTLVDHGFRLPSAMDNRPLRFEEFVERIGQTVYLSATPGNYELARGDGFVEQIIRPTGLIDPEVIVKPTQGQIDDLMGEIRLRVERKERVLVTTLTKKMSEDLTDYLLENGIRTRYLHSEVDTLQRVALLRELRMGEYDVLVGINLLREGLDLPEVSLVAILDADKEGFLRSAKSLIQTIGRAARNVSGQVHMYADSITDSMAQAIDETNRRRDIQVAYNLEHGIDPKPLQKKIADITDMLAREDADTEQLLSGRPQGKGKSPVPALGLKAGADHGRRLGGMPAGELADLVQELTTQMHGAAADLQFEVAARLRDEISDLKKELRQMVEASR, encoded by the coding sequence ATGCGTCCCCTCGAAGACCTCCAGCGCGTCGTGGCACCCCTGCACGTGGTGAGCGACTTCGAGCCGTCGGGCGACCAGCCGACGGCCATCGCCGAGCTGGAGCGGCGGATCAACGCCGGCGAGCAGGACGTCGTCCTGCTCGGCGCCACCGGCACCGGCAAGACGGCCACCGTCGCCTGGCTGGCCGAGCGGGTGCAGCGCCCCATCCTGGTCATGCAGCCCAACAAGACCCTGGCCGCCCAGTTCGCGAACGAGCTCCGGCACTTCTTCCCGAAGAACGCCGTCGAGTACTTCGTCTCGTACTACGACTACTACCAGCCTGAGGCCTACGTGCCGCAGACGGACACCTACATCGAGAAGGACTCCTCGCTCAACGAGGAGGTCGAGCGGCTCCGGCACTCGGCGACCAACTCGCTGCTGACCCGCCGCGACGTCGTCGTGGTGGCCACGGTGTCGGCCATCTACGGCCTGGGCACCCCGCAGGAGTACGTCGACCGGATGGTCGCGCTCAAGGTGGGCCAGGAGATCGAGCGCGACGCCCTGCTCCGGCAGCTCGTCGGCATCCAGTACGCCCGCAACGACCTCGCGGGCACCCGGGGCACGTTCCGGGTGCGGGGCGACACCCTCGAGGTGTTCCCCATGTACGAGGAGCTGGCCGTCCGGATCGAGTTCTTCGGCGACGAGATCGAGAAGCTCAGCACGCTGCACCCGCTCACCGGGGAGGTGGTGACCGAGGACGAGCACATCTACCTGTTCCCGGCCAGCCACTACGTCGCCGGGCCCGAGCGGATGGAGAAGGCCATCGCCCGGATCGAGACCGAGCTGGGGGAGCGGCTGGCCGAGCTCGAGAGCCAGAACAAGCTGCTCGAGGCCCAGCGGCTGCGGATGCGCACCAGCTACGACATCGAGATGATGCGCCAGATCGGGACCTGCTCGGGCATCGAGAACTACTCGAGCCACATCGACGGCCGCGGCCGCGGCACCGCGCCCTACTGCCTGCTCGACTACTTCCCCGAGGACTTCCTGCTCGTCGTCGACGAGTCGCACGTGACCATCCCGCAGATCGGCGGGATGTACGAGGGCGACATGTCGCGCAAGCGGACGCTGGTCGACCACGGGTTCCGGCTGCCCAGTGCCATGGACAACCGGCCGCTGCGGTTCGAGGAGTTCGTCGAGCGGATCGGCCAGACGGTGTACCTCTCGGCCACGCCCGGCAACTACGAGCTGGCGCGCGGCGACGGCTTCGTCGAGCAGATCATCCGCCCGACGGGCCTGATCGACCCCGAGGTCATCGTCAAGCCCACCCAGGGCCAGATCGACGACCTGATGGGGGAGATCCGGCTCCGCGTCGAGCGCAAGGAGCGGGTCCTGGTCACCACCCTGACCAAGAAGATGTCGGAGGACCTCACCGACTACCTGCTGGAGAACGGCATCCGGACCCGGTACCTGCACTCCGAGGTCGACACGCTGCAGCGGGTCGCCCTGCTCCGCGAGCTGCGGATGGGCGAGTACGACGTGCTGGTCGGCATCAACCTGCTTCGCGAGGGCCTCGACCTGCCCGAGGTGTCGCTGGTGGCCATCCTCGACGCCGACAAGGAGGGCTTCCTGCGCAGCGCGAAGAGCCTCATCCAGACGATCGGCCGCGCGGCCCGCAACGTGTCGGGCCAGGTGCACATGTACGCCGACTCGATCACCGACTCGATGGCCCAGGCCATCGACGAGACCAACCGGCGGCGCGACATCCAGGTGGCCTACAACCTCGAGCACGGCATCGACCCCAAGCCGCTGCAGAAGAAGATCGCCGACATCACCGACATGCTCGCCCGCGAGGACGCCGATACCGAGCAGCTGCTGAGCGGCCGCCCGCAGGGCAAGGGCAAGTCCCCGGTGCCGGCGCTCGGGCTCAAGGCCGGGGCCGACCACGGCCGTCGGCTGGGCGGGATGCCGGCGGGCGAGCTGGCCGACCTCGTCCAGGAGCTCACCACCCAGATGCACGGGGCGGCCGCCGACCTGCAGTTCGAGGTGGCGGCCCGGCTGCGCGACGAGATCTCCGACCTCAAGAAGGAGCTGCGGCAGATGGTGGAGGCCAGCCGCTAG
- a CDS encoding TerC family protein has translation MHVHPYAWAITVVVMVAILTIDVFIIGRRPHEPSTKEASIAIGFFVGLAVLFGLGVWFVSGGQYAGEFFAGWITEYSLSVDNLFIFLIIMSKLKVPRELQQFALLVGIILALIFRGIFIAVGAAAIERFAWVFFIFGAFLVYTAVKLFLDYRKHDDEEDAPDNPLMRLVRRRFNATEDFRGTKLTVKEQGKRFITPMFFVIVALGSTDLLFALDSIPAIYGLTQEPYLVFAANVFALMGLRQLYFLIGGLLKKLVYLSLGLSVILAFIGVKLVLHALHEYHWADWAPWGGEIPIWFSLLVIVGTLAITTVASLLKSRRDPAEPTEPLTEQDAAERPAGIADRGTPPAAS, from the coding sequence GTGCACGTTCACCCCTACGCCTGGGCCATCACCGTCGTGGTGATGGTCGCGATCCTCACGATCGACGTCTTCATCATCGGCCGCCGGCCGCACGAGCCCTCCACGAAGGAGGCCTCGATCGCCATCGGCTTCTTCGTCGGGCTGGCCGTCCTGTTCGGCCTGGGGGTCTGGTTCGTCTCGGGCGGCCAGTACGCCGGGGAGTTCTTCGCCGGCTGGATCACCGAGTACAGCCTCTCGGTCGACAACCTCTTCATCTTCCTCATCATCATGAGCAAGCTGAAGGTGCCCCGCGAGCTGCAGCAGTTCGCGCTGCTCGTCGGCATCATCCTGGCGCTGATCTTCCGCGGCATCTTCATCGCCGTCGGCGCCGCCGCCATCGAGCGGTTCGCCTGGGTGTTCTTCATCTTCGGCGCGTTCCTCGTCTACACCGCGGTCAAGCTGTTCCTCGACTACCGCAAGCACGACGACGAGGAGGACGCCCCGGACAACCCGCTGATGCGGCTCGTCCGCCGCCGCTTCAACGCGACCGAGGACTTCCGCGGCACCAAGCTGACGGTCAAGGAGCAGGGCAAGCGCTTCATCACGCCGATGTTCTTCGTCATCGTCGCCCTGGGCAGCACCGACCTGCTGTTCGCCCTGGACTCGATCCCGGCGATCTACGGGCTCACCCAGGAGCCGTACCTGGTCTTCGCGGCCAACGTCTTCGCGCTGATGGGCCTGCGGCAGCTGTACTTCCTCATCGGCGGCCTGCTGAAGAAGCTCGTCTACCTCTCCCTCGGCCTCTCGGTCATCCTCGCCTTCATCGGCGTCAAGCTCGTGCTGCACGCCCTGCACGAGTACCACTGGGCCGACTGGGCGCCCTGGGGCGGGGAGATCCCGATCTGGTTCTCGCTGCTGGTCATCGTCGGCACCCTGGCCATCACGACCGTGGCCAGCCTGCTGAAGTCGCGGCGCGACCCGGCCGAGCCGACCGAGCCGCTGACCGAGCAGGACGCCGCCGAGCGTCCCGCCGGCATCGCCGACCGCGGCACCCCGCCGGCCGCCTCCTAG
- the lon gene encoding endopeptidase La — translation MSTTRLPVLFLTDLVVLPGMVVPIELDDAARAAVDAANSHSDGHLLVAPRLEDRYASYGVEASIVQIGRLASGEAAAVIRAEQRVRIGSGVSGPGTALWVEAEELGTEGHDSEEVTKLAAEYKALVVATLQRRDAWQVIDTVNKVTDPSALADLAGYASWLTDAQKRQLLETPDVAERLRVLVTWAKDHLAETEVNDKIADDVREGMEKSQREFLLRQQLAAIRKELGEDEPDGAQDYRTRVEEADLPDDVRKAALREVSKLERASDQSPESGYLRTWLDTVLDLPWGQRTTDTTDVVGAREVLDADHHGLEDVKDRIVEYLAVRSRRAERHLEVVGGRGSGAVMALVGPPGVGKTSLGESVARALGRKFVRVALGGVRDEAEIRGHRRTYVGALPGRIVRALTEAGSMNPVVLLDEIDKVGADYRGDPAAALLEVLDPAQNHTFRDHYLEVDLDLSDVVFLATANVIETIPQALLDRMELVQLDGYTEDDKIAIARQYLLPRQLGLAALTEDEVRVDDEALREIAADYTREPGVRQLERLLAKAMRKAATKLARSESPEPLVIDRSTLREYLGRPRFTPDAHERTAVPGVATGLAVTGLGGDVLFIEASAVPAGEGSTGSGGGGLTLTGQLGDVMKESAQIALSYVRAHAHELGITDTSVLYGPIHVHVPAGAVPKDGPSAGVTMVTALTSMALGRPVRGEVGMTGEVTLNGRVLPIGGLKQKLLAAQRAGLTTVFVPQRNEPDLDDVPADVLEAIDVRPMTDVAALVRQAIEPAAEQAERLAA, via the coding sequence ATGTCGACCACCCGGCTCCCCGTCCTGTTCCTGACCGACCTCGTCGTGCTTCCCGGCATGGTCGTGCCGATCGAGCTGGACGACGCCGCCCGCGCGGCCGTCGACGCCGCCAACTCCCACAGCGACGGGCACCTGCTCGTCGCCCCCCGCCTCGAGGACCGCTACGCCTCCTACGGCGTCGAGGCCTCCATCGTGCAGATCGGCCGGCTCGCCAGCGGCGAGGCCGCCGCCGTCATCCGCGCCGAGCAGCGCGTCCGCATCGGCTCCGGCGTGTCCGGCCCCGGCACCGCCCTCTGGGTGGAGGCCGAGGAGCTCGGCACCGAGGGGCACGACAGCGAGGAGGTGACGAAGCTGGCCGCCGAGTACAAGGCGCTGGTCGTCGCCACGCTGCAGCGCCGCGACGCCTGGCAGGTCATCGACACCGTCAACAAGGTGACCGACCCCTCCGCGCTCGCCGACCTGGCCGGCTACGCCTCCTGGCTCACCGACGCTCAGAAGCGCCAGCTCCTCGAGACCCCGGACGTGGCCGAGCGGCTGCGCGTCCTCGTCACCTGGGCCAAGGACCACCTGGCCGAGACCGAGGTCAACGACAAGATCGCCGACGACGTCCGCGAGGGCATGGAGAAGAGCCAGCGGGAGTTCCTGCTCCGCCAGCAGCTCGCCGCCATCCGCAAGGAGCTCGGCGAGGACGAGCCCGACGGCGCCCAGGACTACCGGACGCGCGTCGAGGAGGCCGACCTGCCCGACGACGTCCGCAAGGCCGCGCTGCGCGAGGTCTCCAAGCTCGAGCGGGCCAGCGACCAGAGCCCGGAGTCGGGCTACCTGCGGACCTGGCTCGACACCGTCCTCGACCTGCCCTGGGGGCAGCGGACCACCGACACCACCGACGTCGTCGGCGCCCGCGAGGTGCTGGACGCCGACCACCACGGCCTGGAGGACGTCAAGGACCGGATCGTGGAGTACCTGGCCGTCCGCTCCCGCCGCGCCGAGCGGCACCTCGAGGTCGTCGGCGGCCGCGGCTCCGGTGCCGTGATGGCGCTCGTCGGCCCGCCCGGGGTCGGCAAGACCTCCCTGGGTGAGTCCGTCGCCCGCGCGCTGGGCCGGAAGTTCGTCCGCGTCGCCCTGGGCGGCGTCCGCGACGAGGCCGAGATCCGCGGGCACCGCCGCACCTACGTCGGCGCGCTGCCGGGGCGGATCGTCCGGGCCCTCACCGAGGCCGGCTCGATGAACCCCGTCGTGCTGCTCGACGAGATCGACAAGGTCGGCGCCGACTACCGCGGCGACCCGGCGGCGGCCCTGCTCGAGGTCCTCGACCCCGCGCAGAACCACACCTTCCGGGACCACTACCTCGAGGTCGACCTCGACCTCTCCGACGTGGTCTTCCTGGCCACCGCCAACGTCATCGAGACGATCCCGCAGGCGCTGCTGGACCGGATGGAGCTCGTCCAGCTGGACGGCTACACCGAGGACGACAAGATCGCCATCGCCCGGCAGTACCTGCTCCCCCGCCAGCTCGGCCTCGCCGCGCTGACCGAGGACGAGGTCCGGGTCGACGACGAGGCGCTGCGCGAGATCGCGGCGGACTACACCCGCGAGCCGGGCGTCCGCCAGCTCGAGCGGCTGCTGGCCAAGGCGATGCGCAAGGCGGCCACGAAGCTGGCCCGGAGCGAGAGCCCCGAGCCGCTGGTCATCGACCGCTCGACGCTGCGCGAGTACCTCGGACGGCCGCGCTTCACCCCCGACGCGCACGAGCGCACCGCGGTGCCGGGCGTCGCGACCGGGCTGGCCGTGACCGGGCTGGGCGGCGACGTCCTCTTCATCGAGGCCAGCGCGGTGCCGGCGGGCGAGGGGTCCACCGGCTCCGGGGGCGGCGGGCTGACCCTCACCGGGCAGCTGGGTGACGTCATGAAGGAGTCGGCGCAGATCGCCCTCTCCTACGTCCGGGCCCACGCCCACGAGCTGGGGATCACCGACACGTCGGTGCTCTACGGCCCGATCCACGTCCACGTGCCGGCCGGCGCCGTGCCGAAGGACGGCCCCTCGGCGGGCGTCACCATGGTGACGGCGCTGACGTCTATGGCGCTGGGCCGCCCCGTCCGCGGGGAGGTCGGGATGACTGGCGAGGTCACCCTGAACGGCCGGGTGCTGCCGATCGGCGGCCTCAAGCAGAAGCTGCTCGCCGCCCAGCGGGCCGGGCTGACGACGGTCTTCGTGCCGCAGCGCAACGAGCCCGACCTGGACGACGTCCCCGCGGACGTGCTGGAGGCGATCGACGTCCGGCCGATGACCGACGTCGCCGCCCTGGTCCGGCAGGCCATCGAGCCCGCCGCCGAGCAGGCGGAGCGGCTCGCCGCCTGA
- a CDS encoding SDR family NAD(P)-dependent oxidoreductase, protein MTSTTARRPAPEPTTSRPLTGRHALVTGSTSGIGAAVARALSAAGAAVVVSGRDADRGAALVAELRAAGGEAHVVAVDLAGSYAGLRRFAVEAAAALGGHVDLLVNNAGLYPVGATEDLPDADLDAMLAVNVRAPHVLVGALAPAMAARGAGGIVTVGSWMARVGSPFGALYTATKAADEQLTRAWAAEYGPRGVRVNGVAPGVTLTPGNAAARPVLDAMAATTPAGVVVRPEDVAAAVVFLAGDGGRMVQGTTLAVDGGIGGTRLG, encoded by the coding sequence ATGACCTCCACGACCGCACGGCGGCCCGCCCCCGAACCCACCACCTCCCGCCCCCTCACCGGGCGGCACGCCCTCGTCACCGGCTCCACCAGCGGCATCGGCGCCGCCGTCGCCCGCGCGCTGTCAGCCGCCGGGGCGGCCGTCGTCGTCAGCGGCCGGGACGCGGACCGCGGCGCCGCCCTGGTCGCCGAGCTCCGCGCGGCGGGCGGCGAGGCGCACGTCGTGGCCGTCGACCTCGCCGGGTCCTACGCGGGGCTGCGCCGCTTCGCCGTCGAGGCCGCCGCGGCGCTCGGCGGGCACGTCGACCTGCTGGTGAACAACGCGGGCCTCTACCCCGTAGGCGCCACCGAGGACCTCCCCGACGCCGACCTCGACGCCATGCTGGCGGTGAACGTCCGGGCCCCGCACGTCCTGGTCGGCGCCCTCGCACCGGCGATGGCCGCCCGGGGCGCGGGCGGCATCGTCACCGTCGGGTCCTGGATGGCCCGGGTCGGCAGCCCCTTCGGCGCCCTCTACACCGCCACCAAGGCGGCGGACGAGCAGCTGACCCGGGCCTGGGCCGCGGAGTACGGCCCGCGCGGTGTGCGGGTGAACGGGGTCGCGCCCGGGGTGACCCTGACGCCGGGGAACGCCGCCGCGCGGCCGGTGCTGGACGCGATGGCGGCCACCACCCCGGCCGGCGTGGTGGTCCGGCCCGAGGACGTCGCCGCGGCCGTCGTCTTCCTGGCCGGCGACGGCGGGCGGATGGTCCAGGGGACGACGCTCGCCGTCGACGGCGGCATCGGCGGCACCCGGCTGGGCTGA
- a CDS encoding helix-turn-helix domain-containing protein, which yields MSRDRAALGAFLRSRRDALTPARAGIAAFPGPRRVPGLRKEELAVLAGVSADYYSRLEQGRQAHVSRAVLDALARALRLDAVEQAHLRELADPDAGRRPAPAGRQRADPGLLRLMASLDHRPVLLLGRRAEVLAANGLFAAVVAELPAGSSFARFLLLDPLARERVTNWADFAAATVATLRREAGREPDDRRLAALVAELRADPDVDRWWSDHAVRDLAPAAKEIDHPVAGPLSFDVEVVRAPHDPDQHLVVYTARPGSATARMLPLLASWTPALPGAGA from the coding sequence GTGAGCCGCGACCGCGCCGCCCTGGGCGCCTTCCTCCGCTCCCGCCGGGACGCGCTGACGCCGGCCCGGGCGGGCATCGCGGCGTTCCCCGGGCCGCGGCGGGTCCCCGGGCTGCGCAAGGAGGAGCTGGCGGTCCTGGCCGGGGTCAGCGCCGACTACTACAGCCGGCTGGAGCAGGGCCGGCAGGCCCACGTCTCGCGGGCGGTCCTGGACGCGCTGGCCCGGGCGCTGCGGCTCGACGCCGTCGAGCAGGCGCACCTGCGGGAGCTGGCGGACCCCGACGCGGGGCGTCGGCCGGCGCCGGCGGGACGGCAGCGCGCCGACCCCGGGCTGCTGCGGCTGATGGCGTCGCTCGACCACCGGCCCGTCCTGCTGCTGGGCCGCCGCGCCGAGGTGCTGGCGGCGAACGGGCTCTTCGCCGCGGTGGTCGCCGAGCTGCCCGCGGGATCGAGCTTCGCGCGCTTCCTGCTGCTCGACCCGCTGGCGCGGGAGCGGGTGACGAACTGGGCCGACTTCGCCGCCGCCACCGTCGCGACGCTGCGCCGCGAGGCCGGCCGGGAACCGGACGACCGGCGGCTGGCGGCGCTGGTCGCCGAGCTCCGCGCCGACCCCGACGTCGACCGCTGGTGGTCCGACCACGCCGTCCGCGACCTCGCCCCAGCGGCCAAGGAGATCGACCACCCGGTGGCCGGGCCGCTCTCCTTCGACGTCGAGGTCGTGCGCGCGCCGCACGACCCGGACCAGCACCTGGTGGTCTACACCGCCCGGCCGGGCTCGGCCACCGCCCGGATGCTCCCGCTGCTGGCCAGCTGGACCCCGGCGCTGCCCGGCGCCGGCGCGTGA